A genomic window from Micromonospora sp. WMMA1947 includes:
- a CDS encoding beta-L-arabinofuranosidase domain-containing protein, which yields MPAPLVNRRFLLRATGATAVAAAAGSVTAGGTAHAALPPARPDIGVSAYAFDPGQVRLTAGRWQDNQNRTVAYLRFVDVNRLLYNFRANHRLSTGGAAANGGWDAPNFPFRTHMQGHFLTAWAQAWAVLDDTTCRDKALTMVAELARCQANNGAAGFSAGYLSGFPESDFTALEARTLSNGNVPYYCIHKTLAGLLDVWRLIGSTQARDVLLALAGWVDQRTGRLTSAQMQAMLGTEFGGMNAVLTDLYQQTGDARWLTVAQRFDHAAVFNPLAANSDQLNGLHANTQVPKWIGAAREYKATGVTRYRDIAANAWAITVGAHTYAIGGNSQAEHFRAPNAIAGYLRNDTCEACNTYNMLKLTRELWQLDPDRVAYADFYERALLNHMIGQQNPADAHGHVTYFTPLNPGGRRGVGPAWGGGTWSTDYNSFWCCQGTGLETNTTLADAIYFHNGTTLTVNLFVPSVLTWSQRGITVTQATSYPVGDTTTLTVTGSVSGSWTMRIRIPAWTSGASVSVNGVAAGIAATPGTYAVLTRAWTSGDTVTVRLPMRVATVAANDDAAVQAVTYGPVVLSGNYGNTTLSALPTLDPGSVTRTGTGSLAFTARADGATVNLGPFYDAHGHNYTVYWRVGAGGGGGEASFRLANAASGLVLGIQNMSTADGGLALQWGDTGTADHDWQLVVDGSALRLRNVNSGKVLGVENMSTADGARILQWADNGTADHLWTVVDVGDGSHKLRNVHTGKLLGISGGSTAQGAFAVQDPDNGSLDNQWRFLPNGARRIQNLGSGLVLGVQNMSTADGGLVIQWGDTGTADHLWTALVDTGGYLRLRNGNSGKVLGVEGGSSAAGARIVQWADNGTADHRWRLRHGGGGWFRIQCANGGRVLGLSGGSGAQGAQAVLADDTGAAHQRWRFL from the coding sequence ATGCCCGCTCCCCTGGTGAACCGCCGATTCCTGCTCCGCGCCACCGGCGCCACCGCCGTCGCGGCCGCCGCCGGGTCCGTCACCGCAGGCGGTACGGCGCACGCCGCGCTGCCACCGGCCCGCCCCGACATCGGCGTGTCCGCGTACGCCTTCGACCCGGGTCAGGTCCGGCTGACCGCCGGGCGCTGGCAGGACAACCAGAACCGTACGGTCGCCTACCTGCGCTTCGTCGACGTGAACCGGCTGCTCTACAACTTCCGGGCCAACCACCGCCTGTCCACCGGCGGCGCCGCCGCCAACGGCGGCTGGGACGCGCCGAACTTCCCGTTCCGCACCCACATGCAGGGGCACTTCCTGACCGCCTGGGCGCAGGCGTGGGCGGTGCTCGACGACACCACCTGCCGGGACAAGGCGCTCACCATGGTCGCCGAGCTGGCCCGCTGCCAGGCCAACAACGGCGCGGCCGGGTTCAGCGCCGGCTACCTGTCCGGCTTCCCGGAGTCCGACTTCACCGCGCTGGAGGCACGGACCCTCAGCAACGGCAACGTCCCCTACTACTGCATCCACAAGACGCTGGCCGGGCTGCTGGACGTGTGGCGGCTGATCGGCAGCACCCAGGCCCGGGACGTGCTGCTGGCGCTGGCCGGCTGGGTCGACCAGCGCACCGGCCGGCTCACCTCGGCGCAGATGCAGGCCATGCTGGGCACCGAGTTCGGCGGCATGAACGCGGTGCTGACCGACCTCTACCAGCAGACCGGCGACGCGCGGTGGCTGACCGTCGCGCAGCGGTTCGACCACGCCGCCGTGTTCAACCCGCTCGCCGCGAACTCCGACCAGCTCAACGGCCTGCACGCCAACACCCAGGTGCCCAAGTGGATCGGCGCGGCCCGGGAGTACAAGGCGACAGGCGTCACCCGCTACCGCGACATCGCCGCGAACGCGTGGGCCATCACCGTCGGCGCCCACACGTACGCCATCGGCGGCAACAGCCAGGCCGAGCACTTCCGTGCCCCGAACGCGATCGCCGGCTACCTGCGCAACGACACCTGCGAGGCGTGCAACACGTACAACATGCTCAAGCTGACCCGGGAGCTGTGGCAGCTCGACCCGGACCGGGTCGCGTACGCCGACTTCTACGAACGCGCGCTGCTCAACCACATGATCGGCCAGCAGAACCCGGCCGACGCACACGGCCACGTCACCTACTTCACCCCGCTCAACCCGGGCGGGCGGCGCGGTGTCGGCCCGGCGTGGGGCGGCGGCACCTGGAGCACCGACTACAACTCCTTCTGGTGCTGCCAGGGCACCGGGCTGGAGACCAACACGACGCTCGCGGACGCGATCTACTTCCACAACGGCACCACGCTGACCGTCAACCTGTTCGTCCCGTCGGTGCTGACCTGGAGCCAGCGCGGCATCACCGTCACCCAGGCCACCTCGTACCCGGTCGGCGACACCACGACGCTGACCGTCACCGGCTCGGTGAGCGGGTCGTGGACGATGCGGATCCGGATCCCGGCGTGGACCAGCGGGGCGAGCGTCAGCGTCAACGGCGTCGCGGCGGGTATCGCCGCCACGCCGGGCACCTACGCCGTCCTGACCCGTGCCTGGACCTCCGGCGACACGGTGACGGTCCGGCTGCCGATGCGGGTGGCGACTGTCGCCGCCAACGACGACGCCGCGGTGCAGGCCGTCACGTACGGGCCGGTGGTGCTCTCCGGCAACTACGGCAACACCACGCTGAGCGCCCTGCCGACGCTGGACCCCGGCTCGGTGACCCGTACCGGCACCGGCAGTCTCGCGTTCACCGCCCGGGCGGACGGCGCCACCGTGAACCTCGGCCCGTTCTACGACGCCCACGGGCACAACTACACGGTCTACTGGCGGGTCGGCGCGGGCGGTGGCGGCGGGGAGGCGAGTTTCCGGCTCGCCAACGCGGCGAGCGGCCTGGTGCTCGGCATCCAGAACATGTCCACCGCCGACGGCGGGCTCGCGCTGCAGTGGGGCGACACCGGCACCGCCGACCACGACTGGCAGCTCGTCGTCGACGGGTCGGCGCTGCGGCTGCGCAACGTCAACAGCGGCAAGGTGCTGGGGGTGGAGAACATGTCCACCGCCGACGGCGCCCGGATCCTGCAGTGGGCGGACAACGGCACCGCCGACCACCTGTGGACGGTTGTCGACGTCGGCGACGGCAGCCACAAGCTGCGCAACGTGCACACCGGCAAGCTGCTCGGCATCTCCGGCGGTTCGACCGCCCAGGGCGCGTTCGCCGTGCAGGACCCGGACAACGGCAGCCTGGACAACCAGTGGCGGTTCCTGCCCAACGGAGCGCGGCGGATCCAGAACCTTGGCAGCGGTCTGGTGCTCGGCGTGCAGAACATGTCCACCGCCGACGGCGGGCTGGTCATCCAGTGGGGCGACACCGGCACCGCCGACCACCTCTGGACCGCCCTGGTGGACACCGGCGGCTACCTGCGGCTGCGCAACGGCAACAGCGGCAAGGTGCTGGGCGTCGAGGGCGGCTCGAGCGCGGCGGGCGCCCGGATCGTGCAGTGGGCCGACAACGGCACCGCCGACCACAGGTGGCGGCTGCGGCACGGCGGAGGCGGCTGGTTCCGGATCCAGTGCGCGAACGGGGGCCGGGTGCTCGGGCTCAGCGGCGGCTCCGGCGCCCAGGGTGCGCAGGCGGTCCTCGCCGACGACACCGGGGCCGCGCACCAGCGCTGGCGGTTCCTGTAG
- a CDS encoding SigE family RNA polymerase sigma factor produces MKAEDEQAFREFVTSQMASLRKLAYMTCGDWHAAEDAVANALVKLYPRWRKLERPDLYVKTMVYRAAIDETRRPWRRERSAGDAVPDAAVRDTAAVTDERMRLWAALESVPAGQRAAVVLRHYLDLSLEDTAAVLDCTVGTAKSQVSRGLAKLRESLGGEHLNLTGRPMEEWTNAVA; encoded by the coding sequence TTGAAAGCCGAAGACGAACAAGCGTTCCGCGAGTTCGTGACGTCACAGATGGCGTCCCTGCGCAAGCTGGCGTACATGACCTGCGGCGACTGGCACGCCGCGGAGGACGCCGTGGCCAACGCGCTGGTCAAGCTCTATCCACGCTGGCGGAAGCTGGAGCGGCCCGATCTCTACGTCAAGACCATGGTCTACCGGGCTGCGATCGACGAGACCCGCCGGCCCTGGCGGCGCGAGCGGTCGGCCGGCGACGCCGTGCCGGACGCCGCGGTACGGGACACGGCGGCGGTGACGGACGAGCGGATGCGCCTGTGGGCGGCGCTCGAATCCGTCCCGGCGGGGCAGCGGGCCGCCGTGGTGCTCCGGCACTACCTGGACCTGAGCCTGGAGGACACGGCCGCCGTGCTCGACTGCACGGTCGGCACGGCCAAGAGCCAGGTCTCCCGTGGGCTGGCGAAGCTGCGCGAGTCACTCGGCGGCGAACACCTCAATCTCACCGGCAGGCCGATGGAGGAGTGGACGAATGCAGTTGCGTGA
- a CDS encoding endonuclease/exonuclease/phosphatase family protein, with the protein MLAVVCLLVVAGLPAGSATAGGTGPGTLRVLQMNLCNSGRAGCYTGRAVPQAADVIAAELPDVVTLNEICRDDVPTLERTLRAARAGGTTVSAFQAAGDRPSGGPTRCNNGEPYGIGLLARLDARDARPSVHRGTYPAQDLNDPEERVWLCVRADGLHACTTHLANTSGPVALAQCGQLLGTVVPGVRGDAVGAPTVLGGDLNLRAGGMPDVRSCVPVGYRRIDDGGRQQILASSGVTICCRRAVDMRGATDHPALVATMIRSWPVPPPGRY; encoded by the coding sequence GTGCTGGCAGTGGTGTGCCTGCTCGTCGTGGCCGGGCTGCCCGCCGGGTCGGCGACGGCAGGCGGCACCGGGCCGGGAACGCTGCGGGTGCTCCAGATGAACCTCTGCAACAGCGGCCGGGCCGGCTGTTACACCGGCCGGGCCGTCCCGCAGGCCGCCGACGTGATCGCCGCGGAACTGCCCGACGTGGTCACGCTCAACGAGATCTGCCGCGACGACGTGCCGACGCTGGAGCGTACGCTGCGGGCCGCCCGTGCCGGTGGCACGACGGTGTCCGCGTTCCAGGCCGCCGGTGACCGCCCCTCCGGCGGCCCCACCCGGTGCAACAACGGCGAGCCGTACGGGATCGGGTTGCTGGCCCGCCTCGACGCCCGCGACGCGCGGCCGTCGGTGCACCGGGGGACCTATCCGGCGCAGGACCTGAACGACCCCGAGGAGCGGGTCTGGCTCTGCGTCCGGGCCGACGGGCTGCACGCGTGCACGACGCACCTGGCGAACACCAGCGGCCCGGTGGCGCTGGCCCAGTGCGGGCAGTTGCTCGGCACCGTGGTGCCGGGGGTCCGGGGCGACGCCGTCGGCGCGCCGACCGTCCTCGGCGGTGACCTGAACCTGCGGGCCGGTGGCATGCCGGACGTGCGGTCGTGCGTGCCGGTGGGCTACCGGCGGATCGACGACGGCGGCCGCCAGCAGATCCTGGCGTCGAGCGGCGTGACGATCTGCTGCCGCCGCGCGGTGGACATGCGCGGGGCGACAGACCATCCGGCGCTGGTGGCGACCATGATCCGTTCGTGGCCGGTGCCGCCACCGGGACGGTACTGA
- a CDS encoding TetM/TetW/TetO/TetS family tetracycline resistance ribosomal protection protein, whose protein sequence is MALLNLGIVAHVDAGKTSLTERLLYEAGAVAEPGSVDAGTTRTDSMELERRRGITIRAAVTSITIGDLSINLLDTPGHPDFIAEVERSLAVLDAAVLVVSSVEGVQPQTVAIWRALRRIGVPTVFFFNKVDRGGADVDRVTAQVRQRLGARPVPLTAVSGQGTREARARAVDLTAEPVVAEVAEVDDAVAARWLTDRPVRVRDVRRAIRRAVRGADLIPAVCGSAITGTGVRQLCDVLADLLPYGDAPDGPPSGTVFAVDRDGHGRRVWLRLWSGRLRVRDRVRLDGGRPEPVTEIAVIEPTGVQVRPSVSGGQIAAVRGVPARIGQHIGDPPRRHGYRFPPPTRQAVVEPVEPEQRLAMFAGLAELADEDPLVDLRLDEQQAEAVIRLHGEVQKEVLAALMEDRYGVRVRFSGTLTACIERVAGTGTAQERVRERGNPYLAGLGLRIEAAPTGHGIEFSPGIEPGRLPPAFVAATEEGVRAALRQGRHGWPVTDCTVTMTASRYWPRQSRPHQKFDKSISTVAADFRNLAPVVVAAALRQAGTRVCQPIERFDVNLPRHAVETVLALLGRLGAVVHDTAVVGGYLEVSGTLPSARVPKVVAALPDLTGGEAVLTTTFDHYAPVTGEEPPTLPRRGPDPDDREAWFRAVPR, encoded by the coding sequence TTGGCCCTGTTGAACCTCGGAATCGTCGCCCATGTTGACGCCGGAAAGACCAGCCTGACCGAACGCCTGCTCTACGAGGCGGGCGCGGTAGCCGAGCCGGGCAGCGTCGACGCCGGCACGACCCGGACCGACTCGATGGAGCTGGAACGCCGCCGTGGCATCACCATCCGGGCGGCCGTCACGTCGATCACCATCGGCGACCTGAGCATCAACCTGCTGGACACCCCCGGCCACCCCGACTTCATCGCGGAGGTCGAGCGGTCCCTCGCCGTGCTTGACGCCGCCGTGCTCGTGGTGTCCAGCGTGGAAGGCGTCCAGCCGCAGACCGTCGCCATCTGGCGGGCACTGCGCCGCATCGGCGTACCGACTGTGTTCTTCTTCAACAAGGTCGACCGTGGCGGCGCCGACGTCGACCGGGTGACCGCCCAGGTGCGGCAGCGGCTCGGGGCGCGGCCGGTCCCGCTCACCGCCGTTTCCGGCCAGGGCACACGCGAGGCCCGGGCGCGGGCCGTGGACCTGACCGCCGAGCCCGTGGTGGCGGAGGTGGCGGAGGTCGACGACGCGGTGGCGGCGCGCTGGCTGACCGACCGGCCGGTCCGGGTCCGCGACGTCCGGCGGGCGATCCGGCGCGCGGTGCGAGGCGCCGACCTGATCCCGGCCGTATGTGGTTCGGCGATCACCGGCACCGGGGTACGGCAGTTGTGCGACGTCCTGGCCGACCTGCTGCCGTACGGCGACGCGCCGGACGGCCCGCCGTCGGGCACCGTCTTCGCCGTCGACCGGGACGGGCACGGCCGGCGCGTCTGGCTGCGGTTGTGGTCCGGGCGCCTGCGGGTACGGGACCGGGTACGGCTCGACGGCGGCCGCCCCGAGCCGGTGACCGAGATCGCCGTCATCGAGCCCACCGGCGTGCAGGTGCGCCCGTCGGTCTCCGGCGGCCAGATCGCGGCGGTACGCGGGGTACCGGCCCGGATCGGCCAGCACATCGGCGACCCGCCCCGGCGGCACGGCTACCGGTTCCCGCCGCCGACCCGGCAGGCGGTCGTCGAACCGGTCGAACCGGAGCAGCGCCTGGCGATGTTCGCCGGGCTGGCCGAACTGGCCGACGAGGACCCGCTCGTGGACCTGCGCCTCGACGAGCAGCAGGCGGAGGCGGTGATCCGCCTGCACGGCGAGGTCCAGAAGGAGGTGCTGGCCGCCCTGATGGAGGACCGGTACGGCGTCCGGGTGCGGTTCTCCGGCACGCTCACCGCGTGCATCGAACGGGTCGCCGGCACCGGCACCGCGCAGGAGCGGGTCCGGGAGCGCGGCAACCCGTACCTGGCCGGGCTGGGGTTGCGCATCGAGGCCGCGCCGACCGGGCACGGCATCGAGTTCAGTCCCGGGATCGAGCCGGGACGCCTGCCGCCGGCCTTCGTCGCCGCCACCGAGGAGGGCGTACGGGCCGCGCTGCGGCAGGGCCGACACGGCTGGCCGGTCACCGACTGCACCGTCACCATGACGGCCTCCCGGTACTGGCCCCGGCAGAGCAGGCCGCACCAGAAGTTCGACAAGTCGATCTCGACGGTGGCGGCGGACTTCCGCAACCTCGCCCCGGTCGTGGTCGCCGCCGCGCTGCGGCAGGCCGGTACCCGGGTGTGCCAGCCGATCGAGCGGTTCGACGTCAACCTGCCCCGGCACGCGGTCGAGACGGTGCTGGCGCTGCTCGGCCGGCTCGGCGCGGTCGTCCACGACACCGCCGTCGTCGGCGGCTACCTGGAGGTGAGCGGCACCCTGCCGTCCGCCCGGGTGCCGAAGGTCGTCGCCGCCCTGCCCGACCTCACCGGTGGCGAGGCGGTTCTGACCACCACCTTCGACCACTACGCGCCGGTCACCGGCGAGGAACCGCCGACGCTGCCCCGGCGCGGGCCGGATCCGGACGACCGGGAGGCGTGGTTCCGGGCCGTACCCAGGTAG
- a CDS encoding RICIN domain-containing protein → MVAAAGALVVGGVGAVVASPSAQAATIDTNAYYVLVNRNSGKVLDVRDTSTADGAVIQQWSRNDGAWQQFRFVSSGSGYYRLQNRNSGKVVDLWEWNTADGAEFRQWPDLNATNQQFQVLDSEGGHVRLINRHSNKALEVWEWSTADGGRISQYADLNGWNQQWQLVPIGGGSPGTPQTGLVGWATQNGGTTGGGNAAVTTVTSASALSSALGSSSAAVIRVSGTISCSGMLRVRSNKTILGNAGATISGCGFTVNGDRNVIVRNLNFRNWSDDAINVEQSATNIWIDHNSFTNGYDGAVDIKRGSDFVTVSWNRVYGHDKSMLLGHSDDNGSQDTGRLRVTYHHNWFDGSNQRHPRVRFGNPVHVYNNLYSNVGGYGVASTMNAGVLVEGNYFENTADPYHRGEGSSGPGSLVARNNCFVNSGAGQTGGSVAGIPYPYTLETACNVKAVVTAGAGAGRISV, encoded by the coding sequence CTGGTCGCCGCCGCCGGCGCCCTCGTCGTCGGCGGCGTCGGCGCGGTCGTCGCGTCGCCCTCGGCGCAGGCCGCCACCATCGACACCAACGCGTACTACGTGCTGGTCAACCGCAACAGCGGCAAGGTCCTCGACGTCCGGGACACCTCGACCGCCGACGGCGCGGTGATCCAGCAGTGGTCCCGCAACGACGGCGCCTGGCAGCAGTTCCGCTTCGTCAGCTCCGGCAGCGGCTACTACCGGCTGCAGAACCGCAACAGCGGCAAGGTCGTCGACCTGTGGGAATGGAACACCGCCGACGGCGCGGAGTTCCGGCAGTGGCCCGACCTCAACGCGACGAACCAGCAGTTCCAGGTCCTCGACTCCGAGGGCGGCCACGTCCGCCTGATCAACAGGCATTCCAACAAGGCGCTCGAGGTCTGGGAGTGGTCCACCGCCGACGGCGGCCGGATCTCCCAGTACGCCGACCTCAACGGGTGGAACCAGCAGTGGCAGCTCGTCCCGATCGGAGGCGGCAGTCCGGGGACGCCGCAGACCGGGCTGGTCGGCTGGGCCACCCAGAACGGTGGCACCACCGGCGGCGGCAACGCCGCCGTCACCACGGTTACCAGCGCGTCCGCCCTGTCCAGCGCGCTCGGGTCGTCCAGCGCCGCGGTCATCCGGGTCTCCGGCACGATCTCCTGCTCCGGCATGCTGCGGGTCCGCTCCAACAAGACGATCCTCGGCAACGCCGGCGCCACGATCTCCGGCTGCGGATTCACCGTCAACGGCGACCGCAACGTCATCGTCCGCAACCTGAACTTCCGCAACTGGAGCGACGACGCGATAAACGTCGAGCAGTCGGCCACCAACATCTGGATCGACCACAACAGCTTCACCAACGGGTACGACGGCGCTGTCGACATCAAGCGCGGCTCCGACTTCGTCACCGTGTCCTGGAACCGTGTCTACGGCCACGACAAGTCGATGCTGCTGGGCCACAGCGACGACAACGGCAGCCAGGACACCGGGCGCCTGCGGGTCACCTACCACCACAACTGGTTCGACGGCTCCAACCAGCGCCATCCACGGGTGCGCTTCGGCAACCCCGTCCACGTCTACAACAACCTCTACAGCAACGTCGGCGGCTACGGCGTGGCGTCGACGATGAACGCCGGGGTGCTCGTCGAGGGCAACTACTTCGAGAACACGGCCGACCCCTACCACCGTGGTGAGGGCTCGTCCGGTCCCGGTTCCCTGGTCGCCCGCAACAACTGCTTCGTCAACTCGGGGGCCGGGCAGACCGGCGGCAGCGTCGCCGGCATCCCGTACCCGTACACGCTGGAGACCGCCTGCAACGTGAAGGCAGTCGTGACCGCGGGCGCCGGGGCGGGCCGGATCAGCGTCTGA
- a CDS encoding RICIN domain-containing protein has protein sequence MLNPVVTSPPARRRRAGLALALVAALAAAVGVAVVAAPPAQAATIDTSAWYVLVNRNSGKVLDVRDTSTADGAAIQQWSRNDGEWQQFQFVSSGSGYYRLRARHSGKVVDLWEWNVADGAEYRQWPDLNGTNQQFQVLDSDSGYIRLINRHSGKALEVWERSTADGARISQYTDLNGTNQQWQMVRVGTGGTPTTPPPSTGCGSGSYQAEAVLNGGTWTARNGSSTVYSGGDMLAAMQAAVNSLSAGRTAKQRVVVRGSGSMSAGSRLSLPSYTTLAVCGTINVTGSGSGDYAPVYSRGTTDVEVQNLTLTGAPLYGIFMRNVNNLTLGQIDMRLSGGLGIRIDNHGGDRAVKVRNVRIDTVYVSGTGAHGVETYGVDGLTIGTVTARNTGYSGLLLNDTINATVGTVDAQGAGTGTGYAAFRMANRNGRIGSSYPTNIRVGTVIASGGGRGIFCVSESGGAVIDRVTISNTGNNSILVENCYNVTIAGVSGTVTGGGEVRIASRTEFPISSGIRFQNLTVTNTNITQSPCGGANNTISNVTRINSTLNWC, from the coding sequence ATGCTCAACCCCGTTGTGACGTCGCCGCCCGCACGCCGCCGGCGGGCCGGACTGGCGCTGGCGCTGGTGGCGGCGCTGGCCGCCGCGGTCGGCGTCGCCGTCGTGGCCGCGCCGCCGGCGCAGGCGGCCACCATCGACACCAGCGCCTGGTACGTGCTGGTCAACCGCAACAGCGGCAAGGTCCTCGACGTGCGGGACACCTCGACCGCCGACGGCGCGGCGATCCAGCAGTGGTCCCGCAACGACGGCGAGTGGCAGCAGTTCCAGTTCGTCTCCTCCGGCAGCGGTTACTACCGTCTGCGGGCCCGCCACAGCGGCAAGGTCGTCGACCTGTGGGAGTGGAACGTCGCGGACGGCGCGGAGTACCGGCAGTGGCCCGACCTCAACGGCACCAACCAGCAGTTCCAGGTCCTCGACTCGGACAGCGGCTACATCCGGCTGATCAACAGGCACTCCGGGAAGGCCCTGGAGGTCTGGGAGAGGTCGACCGCCGACGGCGCCCGAATCAGCCAGTACACCGATCTCAACGGCACTAACCAGCAGTGGCAGATGGTCCGGGTGGGCACCGGCGGCACGCCGACCACGCCGCCGCCGTCCACCGGATGCGGCAGCGGCTCCTACCAGGCCGAGGCCGTGCTGAACGGCGGCACCTGGACGGCCCGCAACGGATCGTCGACCGTGTACTCGGGCGGGGACATGCTCGCCGCGATGCAGGCAGCGGTGAACTCCCTGTCGGCGGGGCGGACCGCCAAGCAGCGGGTGGTGGTGCGCGGCTCCGGCTCGATGAGCGCGGGCTCGCGGCTGTCGCTGCCGTCGTACACGACGCTCGCGGTCTGCGGCACGATCAACGTGACCGGCTCGGGGTCGGGCGACTACGCGCCCGTCTACTCGCGGGGCACGACCGACGTCGAGGTGCAGAACCTGACCCTCACCGGTGCGCCGCTGTACGGGATCTTCATGCGCAACGTGAACAACCTGACGCTCGGGCAGATCGACATGCGGCTGTCCGGCGGTCTGGGGATCCGGATCGACAACCACGGCGGCGACCGGGCGGTCAAGGTGCGCAACGTGCGCATCGACACCGTGTACGTGTCGGGGACCGGCGCGCACGGCGTCGAGACGTACGGCGTGGACGGCCTGACCATCGGCACCGTCACCGCTCGCAACACCGGCTACTCCGGTCTGCTGCTCAACGACACGATCAACGCCACCGTGGGCACCGTGGACGCGCAGGGCGCCGGCACCGGGACCGGGTACGCGGCGTTCCGAATGGCCAACCGCAACGGCCGGATCGGCAGCTCGTACCCGACGAACATCCGAGTCGGCACCGTCATCGCGTCCGGTGGCGGCCGGGGGATCTTCTGCGTCTCGGAGTCCGGCGGCGCGGTCATCGACCGCGTGACGATCTCCAACACCGGCAACAACTCGATCCTCGTGGAGAACTGCTACAACGTCACGATCGCCGGGGTGTCCGGCACGGTGACCGGCGGCGGCGAGGTGCGCATCGCCTCCCGGACCGAGTTCCCGATCTCCTCCGGCATCCGCTTCCAGAACCTGACGGTCACCAACACGAACATCACCCAGAGTCCCTGCGGCGGCGCGAACAACACGATCAGCAACGTCACCCGGATCAACTCCACGCTGAACTGGTGTTGA
- a CDS encoding family 43 glycosylhydrolase — protein MPIRHLLRTAHRRRAGAAPADAPARRRLRPMLASALAALAVTAGLPVAGPAQAAPAVNYTNPLVNQRADPHIVRHTDGYYYMTATVPEYDRIVLRRATTLQGLASATETTIWRRHTSGEMGAHIWAPEIHFINGRWYVYFAAGRTDDVWRIRMYVLENASADPLTGSWTERGRITTPWDTFSLDASTFVVNGVRYLTWAQQEPGISTNSNVYLARMGANPWQITGTVTRLVVPAYDWETRGYRVAEGPTVIQRNGRVFLTYSASATDANYCLGMLTASAGANLLDPASWSKSPIPVFTSNAATGQYGPGHNSFTVSEDGQSDILVYHDRNYRDISGDPLNDPNRRTRIQKLYWNADGTPNFGIPVPDGVTPVRLRSHDLSTSYVRHYDYRARVEPNVTNLADSQFRIVPGLAGGGSVSLESTNFPGYYLRHRAFALYVERDDGSVLFDNDASFQRRAGLAAAEGLSLESQNYSGRYVRHRDGLLHLETVGTSADRAAATFHLE, from the coding sequence ATGCCGATTCGACACCTGCTCCGCACGGCCCACCGCCGACGGGCCGGCGCGGCGCCCGCCGACGCCCCCGCCCGCCGACGCCTGCGGCCGATGCTGGCCAGCGCCCTTGCGGCGCTCGCCGTGACCGCCGGCCTGCCGGTGGCCGGACCCGCGCAGGCAGCACCGGCGGTGAACTACACCAACCCGCTGGTGAACCAGCGCGCCGACCCGCACATCGTCAGGCACACCGACGGCTACTACTACATGACCGCGACGGTGCCGGAGTACGACCGGATCGTGCTGCGGCGGGCCACCACGCTCCAAGGGCTGGCCTCCGCCACGGAGACGACGATCTGGCGCCGGCACACCAGCGGGGAGATGGGCGCCCACATCTGGGCCCCGGAGATCCACTTCATCAATGGCAGGTGGTACGTCTATTTCGCCGCCGGACGCACGGACGACGTGTGGCGGATCCGGATGTACGTGCTGGAGAACGCGAGCGCCGACCCGCTGACCGGCTCGTGGACCGAACGCGGCCGGATCACCACGCCGTGGGACACGTTCAGCCTGGACGCCTCGACGTTCGTGGTGAACGGGGTGCGATACCTGACCTGGGCACAGCAGGAGCCCGGCATCTCCACCAACTCCAACGTCTACCTCGCCCGCATGGGCGCCAACCCGTGGCAGATCACCGGCACGGTGACCCGGCTGGTCGTCCCGGCGTACGACTGGGAGACCCGGGGTTACCGGGTGGCCGAGGGGCCGACGGTGATCCAGCGCAACGGCCGGGTCTTCCTCACCTACTCGGCGAGCGCCACCGACGCCAACTACTGCCTCGGCATGCTCACCGCGTCGGCCGGCGCGAACCTCCTCGACCCCGCCTCCTGGAGCAAGAGCCCGATACCGGTGTTCACCAGCAACGCCGCCACCGGCCAGTACGGCCCCGGGCACAACTCCTTCACCGTCTCCGAGGACGGGCAGAGCGACATCCTGGTCTACCACGACCGCAACTACCGGGACATCAGCGGCGACCCGCTCAACGACCCGAACCGGCGCACCCGGATCCAGAAGCTGTACTGGAACGCCGACGGCACCCCGAACTTCGGCATCCCCGTACCCGACGGGGTCACCCCGGTCCGGCTGCGCTCGCACGACCTGAGCACGAGCTACGTCCGGCACTACGACTACCGGGCCCGGGTCGAACCGAACGTCACCAACCTCGCCGACTCGCAGTTCCGCATCGTTCCCGGCCTCGCCGGCGGCGGATCGGTGTCCCTGGAGTCGACGAACTTCCCCGGCTACTACCTGCGGCACCGGGCCTTCGCCCTCTACGTCGAACGCGACGACGGCTCGGTCCTGTTCGACAACGACGCGAGCTTCCAGCGCCGTGCGGGCCTGGCCGCCGCCGAGGGGCTCTCCCTCGAATCGCAGAACTACAGCGGCCGGTACGTCCGCCACCGGGACGGACTGCTCCACCTCGAAACGGTGGGCACGAGTGCCGACCGGGCCGCGGCCACCTTCCACCTGGAGTAG